A genomic window from Ruminiclostridium cellulolyticum H10 includes:
- a CDS encoding anthranilate synthase component II yields MILLIDNYDSFSYNLYQLIGTINRDIRVIRNDEITIEEIETLNPSHIILSPGPGRPSDAGICEAVIKHFHKAKPILGVCLGHQAICEAFGATVTYAKVLMHGKKSLIHIANGSAVFRGLPPIIEGARYHSLSAVRSTLPDELLVIGEDDSGEVMGIKHRDYDVYGLQFHPESVLTPNGIKILDNFLRIGGEAN; encoded by the coding sequence ATGATTTTATTAATTGATAATTATGACAGCTTTTCCTATAACCTTTATCAGCTTATAGGCACTATAAACAGGGATATAAGGGTTATTAGAAATGATGAAATTACTATTGAGGAAATAGAAACTTTAAATCCTTCCCATATTATCCTTTCACCCGGACCCGGACGCCCCTCAGATGCAGGTATATGTGAAGCAGTAATAAAGCACTTCCATAAAGCAAAGCCCATTTTAGGAGTATGCCTTGGGCATCAGGCAATATGTGAGGCTTTCGGAGCCACTGTTACGTATGCAAAAGTACTGATGCACGGCAAAAAAAGCCTAATACACATTGCAAACGGCAGTGCTGTTTTCAGAGGTCTGCCGCCCATTATTGAAGGTGCAAGATACCATTCTCTATCAGCAGTACGCAGTACTCTTCCCGATGAACTATTGGTTATAGGGGAGGATGACAGCGGTGAGGTTATGGGCATCAAGCACAGAGATTATGACGTTTATGGACTTCAATTTCATCCGGAGTCGGTTTTAACGCCCAATGGTATAAAGATATTGGATAATTTCCTAAGAATAGGTGGTGAAGCAAATTGA
- the trpD gene encoding anthranilate phosphoribosyltransferase, with translation MIQEAIYQVINKQDLDLDKTIQVMEEIMEGRATNAQIGSFLTAMRMKGETIDEITACATVMRQKCKRIHPEKDVLDIVGTGGDEANTFNISTVSSFVVSAGGVPVAKHGGRSVSSKCGSADLLEALGINIALSAEQSAEILQKIGMCFMFAPTYHASMKYAAPVRKELSVRTIFNILGPLANPAGANMQLLGVYDENLVEPLARVLLNLGVKRAMVVHGHDGLDEVTLCNTTTICEVSNGNINSFFLSPEQLGFSRCLLKELVGGDPKKNASIALDILNGSKGPKRDIVVLNSALCLYMSYNQITLRDCVKMAEQLIDSGAAKAQLNKFIELSNSFNQEVK, from the coding sequence TTGATTCAGGAAGCTATTTATCAGGTAATCAACAAGCAGGATTTAGATCTTGATAAAACAATACAGGTTATGGAGGAAATCATGGAGGGCCGTGCTACAAATGCACAAATAGGCTCATTTCTCACAGCAATGAGAATGAAGGGCGAGACTATAGACGAAATAACAGCATGTGCAACTGTTATGAGGCAAAAGTGCAAACGAATCCACCCTGAAAAGGATGTTCTGGACATCGTTGGTACGGGCGGCGATGAGGCCAATACCTTCAATATCTCAACAGTGTCCTCTTTTGTAGTCTCCGCAGGCGGTGTTCCCGTTGCAAAGCACGGAGGACGTTCTGTTTCCAGCAAGTGCGGCAGTGCCGACCTTCTGGAAGCACTGGGTATTAATATTGCACTGTCCGCAGAGCAAAGTGCAGAGATACTGCAAAAAATAGGAATGTGTTTTATGTTCGCTCCAACCTATCATGCTTCAATGAAGTACGCCGCTCCCGTCCGTAAGGAACTTTCAGTGAGGACTATTTTTAATATACTGGGGCCTCTGGCAAACCCGGCAGGAGCAAATATGCAGCTTTTGGGAGTGTATGATGAAAATCTTGTAGAGCCTCTTGCAAGAGTTCTGCTAAATCTGGGAGTTAAGCGTGCGATGGTTGTTCACGGACATGACGGTCTGGATGAAGTAACACTTTGCAACACCACTACAATCTGTGAGGTCAGTAATGGAAATATCAACAGCTTTTTCCTATCCCCTGAACAATTAGGCTTTTCAAGGTGTCTGTTAAAGGAATTGGTTGGTGGTGACCCAAAGAAAAATGCCTCGATAGCTCTGGATATTCTTAATGGCAGTAAGGGGCCCAAAAGGGATATTGTGGTACTCAATTCCGCACTATGCCTCTATATGTCTTACAACCAGATTACATTAAGGGATTGCGTAAAAATGGCTGAACAGCTTATTGACAGCGGTGCTGCAAAGGCCCAGCTGAACAAATTTATAGAGCTGTCAAACAGCTTTAATCAAGAGGTGAAATGA
- the trpC gene encoding indole-3-glycerol phosphate synthase TrpC → MILDKIAASTKIRVENLKKEVSFSFVKSEASKLVNKSPFAFEKAVKDGELTFICEIKKASPSKGLISENFPYIDIAKDYEAAGAGAISVLTEPEFFLGSDQYLKDVKKTVSIPVLRKDFTIDPYQIYEAALIGADCVLLICALLDTDTLKEYIKIADGLGLSCLVEAHDENEVKSAIEAGSRIVGVNNRNLKTFEVDITNSIRLRELVPSDISFVSESGIRTAQDISALRRIGASAVLIGETLMRSGDTGAELAKLRGSA, encoded by the coding sequence ATGATTCTGGATAAAATAGCCGCTAGTACAAAAATACGTGTTGAGAATCTAAAAAAGGAAGTGTCTTTTAGTTTTGTAAAATCTGAGGCATCAAAATTGGTAAACAAGAGTCCTTTTGCTTTTGAAAAAGCAGTAAAGGATGGTGAGCTTACTTTTATATGCGAGATAAAAAAAGCATCCCCTTCAAAAGGGCTTATTTCTGAAAATTTTCCTTATATTGATATAGCCAAAGATTATGAAGCTGCCGGAGCCGGAGCAATCTCTGTTTTGACAGAACCTGAATTTTTTCTTGGCAGTGACCAATATTTGAAAGACGTTAAAAAAACAGTTAGTATTCCTGTTCTTAGAAAAGATTTTACTATTGACCCGTATCAGATTTATGAAGCCGCCTTAATAGGTGCGGACTGTGTACTGCTTATATGTGCCTTGCTGGACACTGATACCTTGAAAGAGTATATAAAGATTGCAGATGGCCTTGGACTGTCCTGTCTTGTAGAGGCCCATGATGAAAATGAAGTAAAAAGTGCAATTGAAGCGGGCAGCAGGATTGTTGGCGTTAACAACAGGAATCTGAAAACCTTTGAGGTTGATATAACCAACAGTATTCGACTTAGAGAACTTGTACCCTCTGATATAAGCTTTGTATCGGAAAGCGGTATTCGTACTGCCCAAGATATTTCAGCACTTCGCAGAATTGGTGCAAGTGCCGTTCTCATTGGAGAAACCCTTATGAGAAGTGGTGATACGGGTGCAGAACTGGCAAAGCTCCGGGGGTCTGCATAA
- a CDS encoding phosphoribosylanthranilate isomerase: MSVKIKICGLTRTQDIEYVNEALPDYVGFVFAKSKRQVTPETAEQLRKLLDSRIAVVGVFVNEDIDRITSLCKNGIIDIIQLHGDESDEYIESLRQNIDNLIIKAIRVKDSESVKASCSLPCDYLLFDTFSGNDYGGTGKAFDWKLISDIDKPFFLAGGISIDNAVTAIKNMSPYCLDISSGVETDSVKDRNKILNIVNLARSVK; encoded by the coding sequence ATGTCTGTAAAAATAAAAATCTGCGGTTTAACAAGGACCCAGGATATTGAATATGTAAACGAAGCATTGCCCGACTATGTAGGTTTTGTTTTTGCAAAAAGCAAAAGACAGGTAACTCCTGAAACTGCCGAACAACTTAGAAAGCTTCTGGATTCAAGGATTGCTGTTGTAGGCGTTTTCGTAAATGAGGATATAGATAGAATAACCTCACTATGCAAAAACGGAATCATTGATATTATTCAGCTCCACGGAGATGAAAGCGATGAGTATATTGAGTCACTGCGTCAGAATATTGATAACCTCATTATAAAGGCTATCAGAGTCAAAGACAGTGAATCGGTAAAGGCTTCCTGTTCCCTACCCTGTGACTATTTGCTTTTTGATACCTTCTCAGGCAATGATTACGGAGGAACAGGCAAAGCATTTGACTGGAAGCTGATTTCTGATATAGATAAACCCTTCTTTCTGGCTGGGGGAATATCTATTGACAATGCAGTGACTGCAATTAAAAACATGAGCCCCTACTGTCTCGATATCAGCAGTGGCGTGGAAACAGATTCTGTAAAGGATAGAAATAAAATTTTAAATATTGTAAATTTGGCAAGGAGTGTGAAGTAA